The Anaeromicrobium sediminis genome includes the window ATTAAACCAGAAATCATAACTAAAAATGGAATGATTAAAATACCAAAAGGCCATGGTTTAGGTGTAGAAATTGATGAAGATATATTAAAAAATTATACAATTGATTATATTAAAATAAGCGGTGAACAATATGAATTTAATTAAAGGTTTAAATATTGAATATATTCGTGTATATGATAATGACCTTGAAGCTAAAATGAATTTAACAGATTTTCATGATCAAACATTCGGTTATTTGCATGGAGGTGCAACTATTGCATTTGGAGAAACTATTGCTGGATATGCTTCAAATGAAAAAATAGACAAAGGTCAAATAGCAGTAGGACAAACTATTACT containing:
- a CDS encoding PaaI family thioesterase, with translation MNLIKGLNIEYIRVYDNDLEAKMNLTDFHDQTFGYLHGGATIAFGETIAGYASNEKIDKGQIAVGQTITANHMKPKKIEGYIMAKGRLLHKGRTCHVWRIEMFDENNILISYITVTNSIIKSNKD